A window of Lentibacillus sp. Marseille-P4043 contains these coding sequences:
- a CDS encoding flagellar biosynthetic protein FliO, with protein MNKKIWITIGLVLLMFTTFYQHAYAASPNVKDCMEDKADCSKEEGSTSKKTEDSDDTSSDSSSIKNDNGSLLFELVKMVFALLLVIALIYVLLKFLNKRNKLFSQVKALENIGGISVGQNKSIQIVRIGTKVYIIGVGDNVEMLQEITDEEVKNDLLKSNDTKDFQAGNLVTSLFQAKSDEDQTSAKQKKNEFKKLFSTELDRLKQGRKKMINQYEQKEDKHE; from the coding sequence GTGAATAAAAAGATTTGGATAACGATCGGACTCGTTCTATTAATGTTTACAACATTTTATCAGCATGCCTATGCCGCATCACCAAATGTTAAGGACTGTATGGAGGATAAGGCAGACTGTTCTAAAGAAGAAGGGTCGACATCTAAGAAAACAGAGGATTCGGATGACACTTCATCTGACTCTTCTAGCATCAAAAATGACAATGGGTCGTTACTATTTGAATTAGTTAAAATGGTGTTTGCATTACTTTTGGTTATCGCACTCATTTACGTACTACTAAAGTTTTTGAATAAACGTAACAAACTTTTTTCGCAAGTCAAAGCTTTAGAAAATATTGGTGGTATCTCGGTTGGTCAAAATAAATCGATTCAAATCGTTCGGATTGGGACAAAAGTATATATTATCGGTGTTGGCGATAATGTCGAGATGCTCCAAGAGATAACAGACGAAGAAGTGAAAAATGATTTATTAAAAAGTAATGATACGAAAGACTTTCAAGCAGGTAATCTCGTAACATCACTTTTTCAAGCTAAATCAGATGAAGATCAAACTTCTGCTAAGCAAAAGAAAAACGAATTCAAAAAACTATTTTCTACTGAACTGGATAGATTGAAACAGGGCAGGAAGAAAATGATCAATCAATATGAACAGAAGGAAGATAAACATGAATGA
- a CDS encoding response regulator has translation MAQSILIVDDAAFMRMMIKDILTKNGFNVVGEAQDGAQAVEKYKELTPDLVTMDITMPEMDGITALKEIQKENPSAKIIMCSAMGQQAMVIDAIQAGAKDFIVKPFQADRVIEAIQKALS, from the coding sequence ATGGCACAAAGTATTTTAATTGTTGATGATGCAGCATTTATGCGAATGATGATAAAAGATATTTTAACGAAAAATGGTTTTAATGTTGTTGGTGAAGCACAAGACGGAGCACAAGCAGTAGAGAAATATAAGGAATTAACGCCAGATCTAGTGACAATGGATATTACAATGCCGGAAATGGATGGCATTACAGCCTTAAAGGAAATTCAAAAGGAAAATCCTAGTGCAAAAATAATCATGTGTTCAGCAATGGGACAACAGGCAATGGTAATTGATGCCATTCAAGCCGGTGCGAAGGACTTCATTGTGAAACCATTCCAGGCAGACAGGGTAATTGAAGCTATTCAGAAGGCCCTAAGTTAA
- the fliY gene encoding flagellar motor switch phosphatase FliY has translation MNDGMLSQEEIDALLNVGADEDEGEESQQGEQTEQTEQTDVNDYLSSLEIDTLGEIGNISFGSSATTLSTLLNQKVDITTPTVSVIKKADITDEFTFEHVSIQVNYVEGFSGQNVFVIKSEDAAVISDIMLGGTGESPDDELNEIHLSAVQEVMNQMMGAAATSMSTIFSKRIDISPPSIKLIDSGSDENTETIQDTEVFVKVSFQLKVGNLIDSNIMQLIPVPFAKQLVDQLLNGPEEEAQEAQEEVAAAVDQLDKPKEEAPVQNIQTSEPQNGSPQYLGDRVDQKSSTVQQANFSNFEPVELNKNEQRNLDMLLDIPLKVTVELGRTKRTIKDILDLSSGSIIELDKLAGEPVDIFVNEKLIATGEVVVIDENFGVRVTDIISQSARLMKLK, from the coding sequence ATGAATGATGGAATGCTTTCTCAAGAAGAAATTGATGCACTATTAAATGTTGGTGCAGACGAAGACGAAGGGGAAGAAAGTCAACAAGGTGAGCAAACAGAACAAACAGAGCAAACAGATGTAAATGATTATTTATCCTCCCTGGAAATCGATACGTTAGGCGAGATAGGTAATATTTCGTTTGGTAGTTCTGCTACAACATTATCAACGTTATTAAATCAGAAAGTGGATATTACCACACCAACCGTTTCCGTGATAAAAAAAGCAGATATAACGGATGAATTTACTTTTGAGCATGTCAGTATCCAAGTAAACTATGTGGAAGGTTTTAGTGGACAAAATGTTTTTGTCATTAAATCTGAAGATGCTGCAGTAATCTCAGATATAATGCTCGGCGGCACTGGAGAATCTCCGGATGATGAATTAAATGAGATTCACTTAAGTGCAGTACAAGAAGTGATGAATCAAATGATGGGTGCTGCAGCAACAAGTATGTCTACTATTTTTTCCAAGCGAATTGATATATCACCACCATCTATTAAACTGATTGACTCGGGCAGTGACGAAAATACCGAAACAATACAGGATACGGAAGTTTTTGTAAAAGTTTCTTTCCAATTAAAGGTAGGGAATTTAATCGATTCGAACATCATGCAATTAATTCCGGTTCCATTTGCTAAACAGCTGGTTGATCAATTGTTAAACGGACCTGAAGAGGAAGCACAGGAAGCACAGGAAGAAGTTGCTGCTGCTGTTGATCAATTGGACAAGCCTAAGGAAGAGGCACCTGTACAAAATATACAAACCAGTGAGCCTCAAAATGGTTCCCCACAATATTTAGGGGATCGTGTTGACCAAAAAAGTTCAACGGTTCAGCAAGCGAATTTTTCTAACTTTGAGCCCGTTGAATTGAACAAAAATGAACAACGTAATCTGGATATGTTATTAGATATTCCGTTAAAGGTTACTGTTGAACTTGGTCGAACTAAACGGACAATTAAAGACATACTGGATTTATCATCTGGATCTATCATTGAACTGGATAAACTAGCAGGTGAACCAGTCGATATTTTTGTCAATGAGAAATTAATTGCTACAGGTGAAGTAGTTGTTATTGATGAAAACTTTGGCGTAAGAGTTACCGATATTATTAGTCAATCTGCTAGATTAATGAAACTAAAATAG
- the fliM gene encoding flagellar motor switch protein FliM — protein MVEEVLSQNEIDALLSAISSGEMNADELKKEEKEKKVRVYDFKRALRFSKDQIRSLARIHENYARLLTTFFSAQLRTYVNISVASVDQIPYEEFIRSVPKMTVLNIYSVAPLEGRILMEVNPNIAYGMLDRVLGGKGTSVNKVDNLTEIETMLMSQLFEKAIVNLQEAWSSIVEIDPVLEDFEVNPQFLQMVAPNETVIVVSLNTTIGEASGMINICIPHIVLEPIIPNLSVHYWMQTTTKNRDPEAYEKLTKNIQQAKVEAKTLLGETNISIQEFLQLNKSDVIGLDQAIDQPLTLKINNEPKFHVQPGKFKNRMSVQVLEKIIRGDDDDE, from the coding sequence TTGGTAGAAGAAGTACTTTCGCAAAATGAGATCGACGCTCTGTTATCTGCTATATCATCAGGTGAGATGAATGCGGATGAATTGAAAAAAGAAGAAAAGGAAAAGAAAGTTCGGGTCTATGATTTTAAACGTGCGCTCCGATTTTCAAAAGATCAAATTCGTAGTTTAGCTCGAATTCATGAAAATTACGCACGATTATTAACAACTTTTTTCTCCGCACAACTACGAACATATGTCAATATATCGGTTGCGTCGGTTGACCAAATTCCTTATGAAGAGTTCATACGATCTGTTCCGAAAATGACAGTATTAAATATTTATAGTGTCGCCCCTCTGGAAGGTAGAATTTTAATGGAGGTTAACCCGAACATTGCATATGGAATGCTTGACCGTGTTCTTGGCGGTAAGGGGACTAGCGTTAACAAGGTTGATAATTTAACAGAAATTGAAACAATGCTGATGTCACAGCTGTTTGAGAAGGCCATTGTTAACCTTCAGGAAGCTTGGTCATCTATTGTAGAAATTGATCCGGTTTTAGAAGACTTTGAGGTGAATCCTCAGTTCTTGCAAATGGTCGCACCGAACGAGACTGTAATTGTTGTTTCGTTAAATACGACAATTGGGGAAGCAAGTGGAATGATCAATATTTGTATTCCGCACATTGTATTAGAACCGATCATCCCAAATCTTTCCGTCCATTATTGGATGCAAACAACAACGAAGAATCGAGATCCTGAGGCATATGAGAAGTTAACTAAGAATATTCAGCAAGCTAAAGTTGAGGCCAAGACATTGTTAGGAGAAACTAATATTTCCATTCAAGAATTCCTACAGCTAAATAAAAGTGATGTTATTGGTCTAGATCAAGCAATCGATCAACCGTTGACGCTGAAAATAAATAACGAACCGAAATTCCATGTACAGCCAGGTAAATTTAAAAATCGAATGTCTGTGCAAGTATTAGAGAAAATTATAAGGGGGGACGATGACGATGAATGA
- the fliL gene encoding flagellar basal body-associated protein FliL: protein MNKLAKTMIATLSILLIAGVAALIVVLNVKDDENNSSAQTLDDMVEYSYQTSEITTDLEDGSFVRIQFQIITDSKKAKEEVGKREFQLKNILIKELAKMEEEDFKSGLGSLEDVIKLKLNEKMSEGKITDVYTISKILQ, encoded by the coding sequence ATGAATAAGTTGGCTAAAACGATGATAGCAACTCTGAGTATCTTGTTAATTGCAGGTGTCGCAGCATTAATCGTTGTGTTAAATGTAAAAGATGACGAAAACAACAGCAGTGCGCAAACTTTAGATGACATGGTTGAATATTCCTATCAAACATCGGAAATTACCACTGATTTAGAAGATGGTAGCTTTGTCCGTATCCAATTCCAAATTATTACCGATAGCAAAAAGGCAAAAGAGGAAGTAGGAAAACGGGAATTTCAGTTGAAAAATATTCTCATAAAAGAATTAGCAAAAATGGAAGAAGAGGACTTTAAAAGTGGGCTTGGTTCTTTAGAAGATGTCATCAAGTTAAAGTTAAATGAAAAGATGTCAGAAGGTAAAATTACAGATGTTTACACAATCAGTAAAATTTTACAATAG
- a CDS encoding flagellar FlbD family protein, whose product MIQLTRLNDETFTLNACMIEQIQSHPDTTITLLNGKKLVVKESEAKVVDLVTYYYRDIGVQRVLKEAGEANE is encoded by the coding sequence ATGATTCAACTGACACGATTAAACGATGAAACATTTACGTTGAATGCATGCATGATTGAACAAATCCAATCCCATCCGGATACAACAATTACATTATTAAATGGCAAGAAATTAGTTGTAAAAGAATCAGAGGCAAAGGTAGTAGATTTAGTAACCTATTATTACCGGGACATTGGGGTTCAACGCGTGTTAAAAGAGGCAGGTGAAGCTAATGAATAA
- a CDS encoding flagellar hook-basal body complex protein, with protein sequence MLRSMYAGISGMKGFQTKLDVIGNNIANVNTSGFKKGRVTFQDMMSQMTSGAQGATDTRGGVNAKQVGLGSQLGTIDNIHTQGFRQTTNNPLDFALEGDGMFVVASDIGETLEETNVSYTRAGNFYLDEEGDVVNPQGLYLIAYDVDDDGNPIVEDQSTDPATQYTVDKDGNLLDSAGEPTGNTVDDTDVTYLYKPINIPDTAQSFSVQTNGIVNYIDANGNTEVAGRVALANFSNQAGLQKDGSNLFLNTENAGYNGLALPESDGVASIVSGALEMSNVDLSEEFTEMITAQRGFQANTRIITTSDEILQELVNLKR encoded by the coding sequence ATGCTACGTTCCATGTATGCAGGTATTTCAGGAATGAAAGGTTTTCAAACAAAATTAGATGTTATCGGTAATAATATTGCCAACGTTAATACGTCAGGCTTCAAAAAAGGTCGTGTTACATTTCAGGATATGATGAGTCAGATGACATCAGGTGCGCAAGGTGCAACAGACACACGCGGTGGTGTAAATGCTAAACAGGTTGGGCTAGGATCGCAGTTGGGTACGATTGATAACATTCATACACAGGGTTTCCGTCAAACTACGAATAATCCTCTAGATTTTGCTTTAGAAGGTGACGGGATGTTTGTTGTTGCGAGTGATATTGGGGAAACGCTAGAAGAAACAAATGTGTCTTACACAAGAGCGGGAAACTTTTATTTAGACGAAGAGGGGGATGTTGTTAATCCTCAGGGGTTGTACTTAATAGCTTATGATGTTGATGATGACGGGAACCCAATTGTTGAAGATCAAAGCACAGATCCAGCCACTCAATATACGGTTGATAAAGACGGGAATTTGCTGGATTCAGCAGGCGAACCCACTGGAAATACGGTTGATGATACAGATGTAACTTATTTATATAAGCCTATCAACATACCCGACACTGCACAAAGCTTTAGTGTACAAACAAATGGGATTGTAAATTATATAGACGCTAATGGAAATACAGAAGTTGCTGGACGAGTTGCTTTAGCTAATTTTTCCAATCAAGCAGGTTTACAAAAAGACGGTAGCAATCTTTTCTTAAATACAGAAAATGCAGGATACAATGGTTTGGCTTTACCGGAATCAGACGGTGTAGCTTCCATTGTCAGCGGTGCTCTTGAAATGTCCAATGTTGACTTGTCTGAAGAATTCACGGAGATGATCACAGCCCAACGTGGGTTCCAGGCAAATACGAGAATTATTACAACATCAGATGAAATTTTACAAGAATTAGTAAATCTAAAACGATAA
- a CDS encoding TIGR02530 family flagellar biosynthesis protein: MDHRIHQTQVNKPLFPTVNRPVTKQSSSANFKDILSDVQVKVSKHAKERLNERNITIHENEWQQITTKMAEAKQKGVTDSLVLTKDAALLVSTKNNTVVTAMNRDEATSKIFTNINGTILINE, encoded by the coding sequence ATGGATCATCGCATCCATCAAACACAAGTAAATAAGCCTTTATTTCCGACCGTAAACAGGCCAGTAACAAAGCAAAGCTCTTCAGCCAACTTTAAAGATATATTATCGGATGTTCAGGTGAAAGTAAGCAAACATGCAAAAGAACGTCTGAACGAACGTAATATAACCATTCACGAAAACGAGTGGCAACAAATAACAACTAAAATGGCTGAGGCAAAACAAAAAGGTGTCACCGACTCACTAGTTCTAACAAAAGATGCTGCATTACTGGTCAGTACAAAAAATAATACAGTCGTTACGGCAATGAATCGGGATGAAGCAACAAGCAAAATTTTTACAAACATTAACGGTACGATTTTAATTAATGAATAG
- the flgD gene encoding flagellar hook assembly protein FlgD, which produces MTKIDPSLYLHNQPDARTPSPDLGKDEFMKILMTQLQNQDPTNPMDDREFISQMATFSSLEQMMNMTNSIDKLVQNQMESPVVKYSHMIGKEVSYQAYDQETGEKLDVETSKVAAVSQQDGWAILELENGEKIYADSILQVSDPEAEVDTDNTEEKVAGPEPSEGSE; this is translated from the coding sequence GTGACGAAAATTGATCCATCGTTGTATTTACACAATCAACCTGATGCTAGAACACCAAGTCCAGATCTTGGGAAAGACGAATTCATGAAAATTTTAATGACGCAATTACAAAATCAGGACCCAACCAACCCAATGGATGACCGTGAATTTATTTCACAAATGGCCACTTTTTCATCGCTAGAGCAGATGATGAACATGACGAATTCCATTGATAAACTTGTGCAAAATCAAATGGAATCGCCAGTAGTTAAGTATAGTCATATGATTGGGAAAGAGGTTTCGTATCAAGCCTATGATCAAGAAACAGGTGAAAAGCTTGACGTAGAAACAAGTAAAGTAGCTGCAGTCAGTCAACAAGACGGATGGGCTATTCTGGAGCTGGAAAATGGTGAGAAAATATACGCAGATTCTATCTTACAAGTGAGCGATCCAGAAGCAGAGGTTGATACGGACAATACTGAAGAAAAAGTAGCAGGTCCTGAACCATCTGAAGGAAGTGAATAA
- a CDS encoding flagellar hook-length control protein FliK: MNAIGMISQQVTQAGNIGPKNTGNKSDKSSVFQGLLTNEQSSVSPKMQGSKQKDNDQLNIADLLALLNGSLKMMDSEGKEKEQLNIADLLAVLNQSSKVQGLEKQKEGVLNIEDLTALLKDLPGIGEQLSENILDSADIQGLSGIDALGKIINKLEKLLGQTANEQDHTESLTINPELMNIQMAVAVNDGTIEQQLAAIFKQAKEVLGHVTSGESISKTDASALLKLLEQWTSLAKKLPGDKAALDTLVSGKGTSGTKEQAMWRELVQFYQKRNQFVTNQQYNTNAKVTSNDVAKLLQKVLNDQTQVDKAPSQSQHMTASSMPMSKVEQYVIYMNQNQGSQTVDQQLIEQFQKVMKTSKFFSMNNGTSQLSIALKPDNLGEMMVKLTQINGEMTVKIMVTSQAAKDMLESNMHQLKHMFSPQQVVIEKQDLSTNQAQNFQGEQENQSMNDQEQDQGQAQHSNDEDSSGQEQNDFETQFQEVLMNEKV, encoded by the coding sequence GTGAACGCGATCGGAATGATTTCGCAGCAAGTGACACAAGCAGGAAATATAGGGCCAAAAAACACGGGGAATAAGTCTGATAAATCATCTGTTTTTCAAGGGCTTTTAACCAATGAACAATCTTCTGTATCACCAAAGATGCAAGGATCAAAGCAGAAGGATAATGATCAACTAAACATTGCGGATTTACTAGCATTGCTTAATGGTTCATTGAAAATGATGGATTCAGAAGGTAAAGAAAAGGAACAGTTAAACATAGCAGATTTACTAGCTGTGCTTAATCAATCATCAAAAGTGCAAGGGCTTGAGAAACAAAAAGAAGGTGTGCTGAACATAGAAGATTTGACAGCACTACTTAAGGACTTACCCGGAATTGGTGAGCAGTTATCAGAGAACATATTAGACTCGGCCGATATTCAAGGTTTGAGTGGTATTGATGCATTAGGAAAGATAATCAATAAGCTTGAAAAATTACTTGGTCAAACTGCAAACGAACAAGATCATACGGAAAGTTTGACTATTAACCCTGAACTTATGAATATCCAGATGGCAGTTGCAGTAAATGATGGCACTATTGAGCAACAATTAGCAGCCATTTTCAAACAAGCGAAAGAAGTTTTAGGACACGTAACAAGCGGTGAATCTATTTCGAAAACCGATGCTTCCGCTCTATTGAAATTATTGGAACAATGGACATCATTGGCAAAAAAGCTACCGGGAGACAAAGCTGCACTTGATACACTCGTATCTGGAAAAGGTACCAGTGGAACAAAAGAACAAGCAATGTGGCGCGAATTGGTTCAGTTTTATCAAAAGCGCAACCAGTTTGTTACCAATCAGCAATATAACACCAATGCAAAAGTAACCAGTAATGATGTGGCAAAGTTATTACAGAAAGTGTTGAATGATCAAACACAGGTTGATAAGGCCCCATCACAATCACAACACATGACGGCTTCATCTATGCCAATGTCAAAAGTCGAACAATATGTTATCTATATGAATCAGAATCAAGGTTCCCAAACAGTTGATCAACAATTGATTGAACAGTTTCAAAAAGTAATGAAAACAAGCAAATTTTTCTCAATGAATAATGGGACATCACAATTATCAATTGCCTTAAAGCCAGATAATCTTGGCGAGATGATGGTTAAATTAACCCAAATCAATGGGGAAATGACTGTGAAAATCATGGTAACATCACAAGCAGCCAAAGATATGCTGGAGTCCAACATGCATCAACTGAAACACATGTTTTCGCCACAGCAAGTTGTAATTGAAAAACAGGATTTGAGCACGAACCAGGCGCAAAACTTTCAAGGTGAACAAGAGAATCAATCGATGAATGATCAAGAACAAGACCAGGGACAAGCACAGCATTCAAATGACGAAGATTCAAGTGGACAAGAGCAGAATGATTTTGAAACGCAATTCCAAGAAGTATTAATGAATGAGAAAGTGTAG
- a CDS encoding MotE family protein, translated as MANQSKKSKAQSEHKTKTNPILWFFFAIVIPIIVAITLAIIIFSVAGVNVIDWVKKTGNDIPVVSSLISTDEEKNVQQTEEKMKTTIKNKNEEIDQLNQNVTDLEATIDQMEQEITKLENRTTPDEANTAESENKDEEQDTVKTMSSSFKDMDREQAALIFQNMDNDLAISILKEVPNKVRGEIFAEMDPKLAAKLTKLFVNSN; from the coding sequence ATGGCAAATCAATCAAAAAAATCAAAGGCACAATCAGAACATAAGACAAAAACAAATCCGATTTTATGGTTCTTCTTTGCAATTGTTATTCCAATCATTGTTGCGATTACACTAGCGATTATTATTTTTTCCGTAGCAGGGGTAAATGTCATTGACTGGGTTAAAAAGACTGGAAATGACATCCCAGTGGTATCGTCGTTGATTTCGACCGATGAAGAAAAAAATGTTCAACAAACGGAAGAAAAAATGAAAACTACTATCAAAAATAAGAATGAAGAAATTGACCAATTAAACCAAAATGTAACTGATCTTGAGGCAACAATTGATCAAATGGAGCAAGAAATTACCAAACTTGAAAATCGGACAACGCCTGATGAAGCCAATACGGCAGAAAGTGAAAACAAAGATGAGGAACAAGATACGGTTAAAACAATGTCCTCATCATTCAAAGATATGGATCGTGAACAGGCTGCATTGATTTTTCAAAACATGGACAACGATTTAGCGATTTCTATCTTAAAAGAAGTACCAAATAAAGTTCGCGGTGAAATTTTTGCAGAAATGGATCCCAAATTAGCTGCCAAATTAACAAAACTGTTTGTTAATAGTAATTAG
- the fliJ gene encoding flagellar export protein FliJ, translating to MAETMALSKILHVREQEKNDAHKAYRNSMELFEKIATKLYTLLRKKEAAEESYESYLQQTTPIDQLKEQVRYIEILNKQIVTLQHSVQQARREMETKQEKLTSAHVEVKKFEKIIELRQKEQAEIILKQEKQSMDEISIQQFLSRKNG from the coding sequence ATGGCAGAAACTATGGCTTTATCTAAAATTCTGCATGTTCGAGAGCAGGAAAAAAATGACGCACATAAAGCATATCGTAATTCCATGGAACTTTTTGAAAAAATTGCCACGAAACTATATACACTGTTGCGAAAAAAGGAAGCGGCTGAAGAATCATATGAAAGTTATCTTCAGCAAACTACTCCGATTGATCAATTAAAGGAGCAAGTAAGATATATTGAAATATTAAACAAACAAATTGTTACCTTACAACATTCCGTTCAGCAGGCAAGAAGAGAAATGGAAACGAAACAAGAGAAGTTAACGAGTGCACATGTGGAAGTAAAAAAGTTTGAAAAAATCATCGAACTAAGGCAAAAGGAACAAGCGGAAATTATCCTTAAGCAAGAAAAGCAGTCAATGGACGAAATATCTATCCAGCAGTTTTTAAGCAGGAAAAATGGGTGA
- the fliI gene encoding flagellar protein export ATPase FliI produces MNLGNYLAAIEQADTYKRYGKVLRVVGLMIESQGPDANIGEVCFIHASSAKQRTVMAEVVGFSNEKIILMPYAEVTEIGPGCLVESTGSALTIKVGRGLIGKVVDSLGRSLDNTKLPKGLTNYLTEQSPPNPLSRPPIDEPIQVGVKAIDSLLTVGKGQRIGIFAGSGVGKSTLLGMIARNSGADINVIALIGERGREVREFIENDLGDEGLKKSIVVVATSDQPALMRIKGAYTATAISEYFRDLGFQVNLMMDSVTRVAMAQREVGLATGEPPTTKGYTPSVFATLPKLLERTGTSSKGTITAFYTVLVDGDDMNEPIADTVRGILDGHFVLDRKLAEQGQFPAINTLKSISRVMNQIANKEHLEAAQELRSLMAKYEENSELIQIGAYKRGTDHEIDKAIAYYPKIQRFLKQAIFEYITLDDSIKQMQKLLNGGAD; encoded by the coding sequence ATGAACCTAGGAAATTATTTGGCAGCTATTGAACAAGCGGACACATATAAACGTTATGGAAAAGTACTGCGTGTGGTCGGGCTTATGATCGAATCACAGGGACCGGATGCAAATATTGGAGAAGTTTGTTTTATCCATGCATCTTCAGCGAAACAGCGTACGGTAATGGCTGAGGTTGTTGGGTTTAGTAATGAAAAAATCATTCTTATGCCATATGCGGAAGTAACGGAAATCGGACCAGGTTGTCTGGTCGAATCTACCGGAAGTGCCTTAACAATAAAAGTTGGCCGTGGTCTGATTGGTAAAGTAGTAGATTCACTAGGTAGAAGTTTAGACAATACAAAATTGCCAAAAGGATTAACAAACTATCTAACCGAGCAATCTCCACCAAATCCGTTATCCCGACCGCCGATTGATGAACCAATTCAAGTTGGTGTGAAGGCGATTGACTCCTTGTTAACAGTTGGTAAGGGACAGCGAATTGGGATTTTTGCGGGAAGTGGTGTGGGTAAAAGTACATTGCTAGGTATGATTGCTAGGAACAGTGGAGCAGATATAAATGTGATTGCCCTTATCGGTGAACGTGGTCGAGAAGTTAGAGAATTTATTGAGAATGATCTAGGTGACGAAGGATTGAAAAAATCGATTGTCGTTGTTGCAACTTCTGATCAACCAGCTCTAATGCGGATTAAAGGTGCATATACAGCAACAGCAATTAGTGAATATTTTCGTGATTTAGGTTTTCAGGTAAATTTGATGATGGATTCGGTGACAAGGGTGGCGATGGCTCAAAGGGAAGTGGGTCTTGCGACTGGTGAACCACCAACAACGAAAGGATATACACCATCTGTATTTGCTACGTTGCCAAAATTGTTAGAACGGACAGGGACAAGTAGTAAAGGAACAATTACTGCGTTTTATACCGTGCTAGTTGATGGGGATGACATGAACGAACCGATTGCTGACACTGTTCGTGGTATTTTGGACGGGCATTTTGTATTAGATCGAAAGTTAGCTGAGCAAGGTCAATTTCCTGCCATTAATACGTTAAAATCGATTAGTCGTGTAATGAATCAAATAGCAAATAAAGAACATTTAGAAGCTGCTCAAGAATTGCGCTCGCTAATGGCGAAATATGAAGAAAATAGTGAACTCATTCAAATCGGTGCATATAAGCGGGGAACAGACCATGAAATTGATAAAGCTATCGCCTATTATCCAAAAATACAACGCTTTTTAAAGCAGGCGATTTTTGAGTATATCACACTCGATGATTCGATTAAACAAATGCAAAAGCTGCTTAATGGAGGTGCTGATTGA
- the fliH gene encoding flagellar assembly protein FliH has product MSNSNSYNAVNGKEIKIKPIEQIRQTEPKQNDDNSLENEQITLQHKLNDMRAELKQLETKKVQILQEAQQTIEQDKEEWEKTKETYRKQAQEEGYNEGFATGKQESLEQYQQLLDKANQIISSATVDYHATIEQSEEIIIDLAIHTAEKIINQTLVDSPETFLSIVKAAIKEIKDQSVITVNVNPDNYEFIVQQKDELYQLLPEDTKLTVHLTEELNPDSCIIEHPFGQIDASVDTQLKQLREILHELTLENEQ; this is encoded by the coding sequence TTGTCTAATAGCAACTCTTACAATGCGGTAAATGGCAAAGAGATTAAAATTAAACCGATAGAACAAATTAGACAGACGGAACCTAAACAGAACGATGATAATTCACTAGAAAACGAGCAGATTACATTACAACATAAATTGAATGACATGCGTGCTGAACTGAAACAGCTTGAAACAAAGAAAGTACAAATCCTCCAAGAGGCACAACAAACGATTGAACAAGATAAGGAAGAATGGGAAAAAACGAAAGAAACCTATAGGAAACAGGCGCAGGAAGAAGGATATAATGAAGGTTTTGCAACTGGAAAGCAAGAAAGCTTGGAACAATATCAACAATTGTTAGACAAAGCAAACCAAATTATTTCTTCTGCAACTGTGGACTATCACGCTACCATTGAACAAAGTGAAGAAATAATAATCGATTTGGCAATTCATACGGCCGAAAAGATCATCAACCAAACGTTAGTAGATAGTCCGGAAACATTTTTATCGATTGTAAAAGCAGCTATAAAGGAAATTAAGGATCAATCCGTTATTACTGTAAATGTAAATCCGGATAATTATGAGTTTATTGTCCAGCAAAAAGATGAATTATATCAATTGTTGCCTGAAGATACAAAACTAACGGTACATTTAACAGAGGAATTAAATCCGGACAGTTGCATTATTGAGCATCCATTCGGACAAATTGATGCAAGTGTTGATACGCAATTAAAACAGCTTCGAGAAATTTTACATGAGCTTACACTGGAGAATGAACAATGA